ACGTAACCGATAGTGGCAAAGAGCCGGATATTGTGGGATGTCGGTTTCACAATGCCGTTGCTCTGAGCCACATTGCGGAAACCGAACTGGCTTCTCAGCCCGACCGAAATCTTGTCCATGAATTTTATGCTTGTGGCAAGATGGAGACCCGTATCGAAATTACGATATGAATTCAGGTATGCCTTGTCATTGTCATAGTAATCTGTTTTCAGATTTGTGATGGCCGTCACAAGCTGGCCGAGGTCATTTACAGTGGCATTATATATGGTGGTCTTTTGCGAACCGCTCGTGCCGAAATCAAAATAAAGACCGCCATCGACATTCCATCTGACATTATTGGCCACATTGAAACCGAAGCTCACATAGACAGGGATATTTAAAGATCTGTAGCTGTTTTTGATAAATACATTCGAGACATTAGGCTTTCCGTCGGCTGTGACAGC
This genomic stretch from Duncaniella dubosii harbors:
- a CDS encoding porin family protein, whose product is MDSYSEITDLNSSMGLAGMGLGVSVKFNLSSFIGLGTELNYLRNSGKINMAVTADGKPNVSNVFIKNSYRSLNIPVYVSFGFNVANNVRWNVDGGLYFDFGTSGSQKTTIYNATVNDLGQLVTAITNLKTDYYDNDKAYLNSYRNFDTGLHLATSIKFMDKISVGLRSQFGFRNVAQSNGIVKPTSHNIRLFATIGYVL